ttatgaatatTACCATAATATTTTTCGGCAAAACACATCAAAACAGGGAGACAACTTAGcacaaagaaagagaatcatggaaaaaagagagataaaaCACAGCAAAAcgtagaaagaaaaaaaaaagaaaaaaaaaagaagaaggataaaagaagataaaaacaaaGTAGGCCCATTTTATGCGTAAGATAACGGAGGATGAAGTGGGGGCGTTTGTGTCTAAGAAGTGAGGAGCTCATTTCTTGGGTGTTGCTTTGCCCAAATTGGCTGTTTAATTGTCTTGCAGAGGATGCCATACATATGCTAATAAATCTTTTCTTGGTAAATAGCAATTGATAATTAGAAATTGAACTTTCCtatatatattccaaaattttctaaaCATTATTATATCATTCATAATACATCATCAATTGACCTTAAGTTCATGGCCGAAGTGGGTAGATCGATGCCCAATGGGCCAAAGACCGGCCCGACTTGTTTTTTAATTAGGCTCGTTCAGCCCAACTTACTCTTGTATTGAGTAAGACTGGAACTTAGGATTTGAAACCCCTGGCCCAACCCGTTTAGGCCCTTCTTTTTTTAGACTTAATTGATGCACTTATTAACCtcattaatcaaaataatataatatgtagGATAACTTAATAAATTCACATGTTATGAattaagttaatttttttcaatattatttaaaaaatttgtaacaaaaatttataaaagacATTAAACTACAACCCACATCCAAGTGCATGCCATACATGTTGAGTTTAATAATGGACTATCCAACTTTTTCTTAGTGCTTTAATTTGTAGGTAAGGTGCAGTCAAGTTTACTTAAGTATCTAAGGGAGCTTCACCAAGGCTGAACTAAGCGTGTACTTGTTTGCTTAATCACTCTCACTACTTCAGCTACTAGTTGTTTCTGTGAATGCTTTGAATCAAAGCAAAAGCAATGCCAGAATGAGAAATGATTGATTTGTGACTAATCCCACTTCACTTGTGAAAGTAATGTCTTTGCTTAACCAAGAGTTCACTGACGAATTGAAATAGTCATAGTGCACCTTCTTGACCCAGAAGCTGTGTTGCGTTGAGATCTCAACTATTTAGGAAGTACAAACTCTAACTAATAATTAATGCCTTAATTACAAAATTCAACGAATTATTCTGGTCCTAGttatatcaaaattttcactcaATACAGATATTCATAAAATTCTGACATTAGGGAAACTTGACCTGATTATATTGGACACTCTAACATGATGGAAATATTATGACGACCTACTTatgctttttcatttttttaattgtcatTTTCGAAACAATAATGCTATTTGTACCACATTTATTGACCACATTATACTGACATCAATAATGCTATTTGTACCATATTTATTGACCACATTATGCTAAGCACCAACTATCGTCCGAATTCGAATAGTTCCATTAATTCTTGTCGATAACAAATACATTTGATTCATACTTATTTTTGCACCAAAGACATGATGATGctaaattttctcatttcaATACGATTCTTTACTTAAGAAACCATATAGTACATTTTCTCAAGGAAAACAGTTTAAGGGATTGAATCATTAGGAACTCAACTAAGCTCATTATACCCACCTGAGATCCCAACAACACTCCGGTGGAGACATTACATGAAGAAACATTTACCATTGGCTCTACAACCCTAAACCTGtttaaaaataggaaaaaatagTAAACTAAAATGTtacacaataaataaataaataaaacatgcaTGGGGTTCGAGTATAATTTTGTGTAACTAATAATCACAAATAATACCCTAAGAAATGAGTAGTTTGGATTACAAGATGATTGTGGAATAAGCTTAAACGAGTGATGAGTTGGGGTCGAATAATTAAGTTAAGAGGTAATCAGATCAACTGAACTAATTTTATGACTTGATTGATGACAAGCTAGCTTAATATACGTAGTTTGAGATCCTAACACTCCGCCCTAGTACTAGCTGttagaaaattggaaaaatacaatgtaataaaatagtaaataaCATGTACAAAagtcattgaaaaaaaatttagtgtCACTTCAAATAGCTGATCCAGTCATTTGACATCTAAGTTTAGGATCAAATGCCTAATTATCGTTAGCATTCTTCTGAAGTTAAAGGGAATATTCTGTATTTGGGCAACtcataaaatagaaaaaagaaacaaacaaacattaattaaaaagattaGTTATCTATAAtagaaataattaatttaatgtgTGGAAAAGCAGCTTGAACCAACCGACATTGAAGGAGAAGCATAGATTAGTTTTCTTGGCTTGGAATTGAAGGGATATGAATAGGTATGGCAGTTAGAACCACTCTCTCCTTTCCTCTCTTTcactctctcacacacacacacactctttCTCTAAGTCTctcacaaacacacacactctcACACACAAATGAACGAACAAACAAACACTCACACAAACACAACTCAAAAACGTACTCTCGATGTACGGACGTCCATCCCTTGGTTGTGGCTTTGACTCGGCGGCGCCACCTCCACAGAAAAAGTCTCTACCCATCTAACCCTCCGTCCACTTGTCACAATGTCATCACATCCAAAGCTCATCAAGAACTCTCACACCCCccctcccctctctctctctctctctctctctctctctctctctctctctctctctctcccatatCCACAAATTCAATCCAAACCAACACTTTCAACTAAAAACTAGGACTAGAAACTCCTAATTATCACCATACAACCCCACGATTCCGTACACTACAAGAACAAACACCTTCCTTTTCTCTTCCATTCTTGACCCACTTCCATCATCACCCCTTTTCtctagcctttttttttttttttttttttttggttttaaatttgCTTTCCCTtgtttttgggggttttttttgttgttgtctttttaatttaatggCTTTGATTGTGGACCAGCAATCAAGCTTCAAACacttttgtaaaatttgcaagAAAGGATTTGGGTGTGGTAGAGCGCTAGGAGGGCACATGAGGGCACATGGAATAGGGGATGAAGGTCACATCGACGACGACGATCCTCCGAGTGATTGGGAGGACAAACTCGGCGGCAATGTTCCATCAACCAACAAGTGCATGTATGCCCTAAGAACAAATCCTAATCGCCTAAAGAGCTGCCGGGTTTGTGAGAATTGCGGCAAAGAGTTCTTGTCTTGGAAATCTTTCCTTGAACATGGAAAATGTAATAGCTCCATAGATGCCGAACCCCTCATGTCCTCCCCGTGCTCCGATGGGGAGGAGGGGGCCAGCGGTCGGAGAGGATGTGGGTGGTCGAAAAGGAAGAGATCGATGAGAGCCAAAGTGGGCAATTTCAATTCACACTGCCCATCAAATGAGGAAGAAGACCTTGCGAATTGCTTAATGATGTTGTCCAATGCCACGGTTGATCCTATGGAGGCTGAGCCGGAGGAGTCTTGTGCTTCAGCTAgcaaagaagaggaaagaagagaCCCTATGAACGTCATGGCTCCTATGTCACGTGGGGTGGCCACAGACAACAATAAGGCCAAAGGGGTTGCCAACAAAGGCTTGTTTGAGTGCAAAGCATGCAAGAAAGTGTTCAATTCCCACCAAGCCTTGGGAGGTCATAGGGCTAGCCACAAGAAGGTTAAAGGGTGCTTTGCCGCTCGGCTCGATCACCTCGAAGATAGTATGGCCGACGATGATGTCATCACACATGAAGAATTCTTCCCCAATAAACCTAATTCAACCCTACAATTCGACCACGGCTCTAACACCCCGTCAGCCTATACCTCGAAGAGAAAAGCGAAGGTGCACGAATGTTCGATATGCCACCGGGTTTTCTCTTCCGGGCAGGCATTGGGCGGACACAAGAGGTGCCATTGGATCACGTCCAACACCGCGACAGACACGTCTACATTAGCCAAGTTCCATGAGTTTCAAGAAAGTTTGGAGCAGCAAATGATGAACCAAAGGCCTAAGTTTGATGCTTCTTCGGATCCACTTGATCTGAAGCTTGATCTTAACCTACCAGCTCCGGCAGATGAGAATGgtggaggaagaagagaacgTCCCAATCAATCAAGCTTGGAAGTCTCGACAGATTTCTTTTTACTACCATGGATTGGGACAAAAGAGGAGGACAATCCCCATCTTCACTCCTCCCACCAAAACGACAATGACAACATTAACAACGACGACaacaataacaacaacaacaatacaaataataataacactaGTAATGATTTTTCAATGCAGAATGTGGTTGATGAAGCAGACAGTAAGGTGAAGTTAGCAAAGCTAAGTGAACTAAAGGATATCAATACCAGTGGGGGCTCCTCACCATGGTTGCAGGTGGGGCTTGGTTCAACAACTGATGTTGGAGCTGAACCATAATTTCATCTCAAGGAAAGTGAGATTTTCTCagctctatctctctcttcttttcttttttttcctcaaagaTTTTTTGTACGTATCAAGAAAAACTGTAATTATATAACAAAACAAGCTCATAGTTCaagattctttttaaaatttaaattttccttttgaattGTTAAATGTACATTATAGTGGGTCAATTTAATTAAGCCCCAATCTCATTTCATGCATATGCATGGCATTTATACTTCTAATAAAACATTGTAATTTTCTATATAGTTTTTCTTgttgaaaaattatttgattaaaaaaaaaggctccAAGACTACTGTCATGATATCTAGGAAGAATTCATTAGTGTCAGTCAccaccacacacacacaaacttCGTGAAATTATGAATCTTGGGTTCCTATGGGGACCTCTATGTAATCTGCTTTAgaattcccaaaaaaaaaaaaaaaaaaaaccacagttggtgaaaataattatagtttagttctttctttctcaatgAGCTGATGTTTTTGGTGCTGGTCTTATACTCATGTCTAAGAATGTTTCGTTTTAAAACTTTCATTTAATTATCTTTTTATCATAAatcttaaaacaaaattttaaaaaacttcaaaatacAAAAGTACGTGGGTTTATACATCAGTACAACATCAACATTAAAATTATCAGCAGATTATCACATTTGGTTTAAGGTTAGGATTCTGTAAAATATTTATCCCCGTTTACGAGAAAGAGTTCAATAGTTCAATGTATCCTCATTCgatatgaaataaaaataaaagaaactttaGTAATGCCCCCTCAATACTTTGTCCTTTAAACATTAAAACATTCAATTTGGTTCTGAAACCCCCAGAACATTCAATTCATGCCGATAGTTTGTTATGTCAATTATTCTGTCAAACTAAAGGTCATTTCGTCCATTCAAATTGGGACTTGCTTTATTGATCCAACTTCACTATGCCCCTTACACTAAAATTTTCCTTCATGTTTTACCACTCAACTAAACTCCCAACTCCCAAATTTGGTTCCGTGACTGGTTGCGATGTCAATTGATGCATATGTTCTTAAAACATAACCATGTGAATTGCACATGATGGAAACTAACGGAATATTGTGACATATAATTGACAGTCTTTAGGACATTGGCAAGAACAGAGAGTGTAGAAGACTCAAAACCATTTTGAAACATTCCAAAGGCAAAGAGGAACAATGTCCAAAAGTTCAAGGTTCTTGCTAAATTTTTCCCAAaaatagaaatga
The Prunus dulcis chromosome 2, ALMONDv2, whole genome shotgun sequence DNA segment above includes these coding regions:
- the LOC117619186 gene encoding zinc finger protein ZAT9-like, translating into MALIVDQQSSFKHFCKICKKGFGCGRALGGHMRAHGIGDEGHIDDDDPPSDWEDKLGGNVPSTNKCMYALRTNPNRLKSCRVCENCGKEFLSWKSFLEHGKCNSSIDAEPLMSSPCSDGEEGASGRRGCGWSKRKRSMRAKVGNFNSHCPSNEEEDLANCLMMLSNATVDPMEAEPEESCASASKEEERRDPMNVMAPMSRGVATDNNKAKGVANKGLFECKACKKVFNSHQALGGHRASHKKVKGCFAARLDHLEDSMADDDVITHEEFFPNKPNSTLQFDHGSNTPSAYTSKRKAKVHECSICHRVFSSGQALGGHKRCHWITSNTATDTSTLAKFHEFQESLEQQMMNQRPKFDASSDPLDLKLDLNLPAPADENGGGRRERPNQSSLEVSTDFFLLPWIGTKEEDNPHLHSSHQNDNDNINNDDNNNNNNNTNNNNTSNDFSMQNVVDEADSKVKLAKLSELKDINTSGGSSPWLQVGLGSTTDVGAEP